Sequence from the Pan paniscus chromosome 4, NHGRI_mPanPan1-v2.0_pri, whole genome shotgun sequence genome:
GGAGGAACAGTTAAATGTGGTCCTTGGTCAGGCCCTGGAAACTGCAGTTTCCATTCTCTGGGGTCAGAAATGTTGCTACAAGCAAAGTCCATCCCGAGGGAGAATTTGCTCACTGACTTTTCCCTTTCTGTGTCTGGATTAAAATAGCTGTGGGACCCCAGTGAGATGGCAGATAATGATTTCTCTCCCTGTGAATGTCCTCAAAGAGTCTGGGATTCAACATCAGAAGATCCTTGGTATAGACAAGCATGCCTGAATCATCAGAAATCTTTGTCTTAATCCAAAGAGGTATTCTTTGCTTGATGAGCAAGTACAGATCCACTCCACTTATTGAGAAGTTCATGTTGTCTAGGGACCTCAATAGCCCCATCTTTTTTTTGCATCCCCTCAAAAGATAAATTTAGGTGAAGCTTCAGGTAAGGAGTTGCTTTTTCATGACATGTAAAATGTTTTCCCACTAAAATAATACACTTATGCCCATAGAGTAACCTATGATTTACTTCTGAGTATTCAAAGATCTGTTACTGAGCTCTATACTTTTAATCAAGATAGTTATTCaaggtttaactttttaaacatttgtttctgAAGAAGAATGGAATAGGCTTTCCAAATACATAGTACTGAGGATACAATGGGCAGAGTAGAGATGGCTCTTCATTGTAAAAGTCATCTTAAATCCTGATTGTCTCTACTTTAGTGATTGTATTAGAGGGCAACAACCTGAGACAATATTTCAGAGCATCATTCCAAGGACACACCAGGAGGAAAAATGGCCAAATCTTTCCCAGTATTCTCACTTTTGTCCTTTATCTTGATACATTTGGTGTTATCTTCCGGTGAGTAATTTAGCTGGTCTTGGCCAGCAGTTGAAATTGATTTGTGGGCTTTTACATCATAATCTGAGAGAGAATGCTTTGAAATTGTTCTTTAACTgggatgaatatatatatatataagtgtatatatatataaattatccaTTGACATGTGTTGCagagtgtatatatgtatatatatatttatatatatactcagAGTATATGACAAAATGAAGGTCTCTGCCCATTGAATCAGTATTTTagactctctctgtctctatatttgtatatacacacatatacatatacatatatatacacacacatgtatatatatactctgaGCATAcagcatatacatgtatacacatactcagagtatatatatatatagacacacacacacacacacatatatatatatatagagagagagagagagtctaaaAGATTGATTCAATGGGCAGAGACCTTTGTTTTGCCATCTTTTGCATGCCGATTATGAGATTTAACTCATGAGGGCAAGGAGGCTTGGGTGACTCACTGAGGTAACATGTAAAAGTGACTAGcaatataatatgcatatatgagATCACATCTGGAAAATTTAGAGTGTTTGATTTGCTGTGTATTTGACTGGACCATTATCTTTTGTGCCCTCTTCTAGAGAAGAAATCATGTAGGGAGTCATAAAGAGGCCTAGCCTCAAGGGCTGCAGAGCTTGCTTTTTCACATATCTACCAAGAATTCCTGAGTATTACCCAGGTGTCTTTCATCCCTAAAAAAATATGATGATTGGGCCAAAAGATCACTTTAAAGTTACAGCATTGCTTGTTTCTTTCATACATAGATTACCAGCTCTAAGTCCTCTCAAGTTCAAGCTAATTAGGAAAATTATTTAGTCCACTGGACTGCCAGCCTTTATGAAACAGTGATGCGTCTATATAGTCCCCTGCTGATATCAATTAGGAGTAAAAgatttatttcacatttaaaaaaatgaatgaatacatgtatAAACGAAATAATGTTTTCCATTGCTGAAAACTTCCTTGATAATAAATTAGAACTCTTTTATTCTGCCAACAGATTAAGCTATGATTTAACAGGAATTAAATTCTGCAACTATTTTCATGTATTCTCTAGTTTCAGGCCCTAGACACTGGTGGCCACCACGTGGAATTATTAAGGTAATGTTCCATTAAATTTCCCCCCAGGACTGACATTATAATATGAGGTCTTTTTTTTGGAATTGTTACTGTGGAAACTTAATGCCTCAAGGTCACCCGTAATAGTCTTCAAGGCCTATTTGTATGAGGGTGGTGGATACACTGCTGAAACAGTACCCCAGAGTAGAGATCCAAACTTGGAACCCAGACAACATTCACTCATACATACACCAGAGAACCCTCTTTAGTGCCTGAGAAATATTGAAGAGTATTGACAATTGCCAGGAGCATGACAGGTTCTTAAGAGCCTATGGACTTGGGCATAACATGGTCCTGgctctcaaggagctcacagtctgatGGAAAGAATGACTTAAAAGAATGCTCCTAAATGTCTTGAGATGTACAGAGAATGCCTATGCAAGTTGTGAAGGCAGAAGGCAACTTCTGGATATGGATGGAAGAAAATGTGAAGAACAGTAGATACCTGAACAGAGCCTCAAACTATGTTTGCAACTTGGATGAGGGCAAAATGGAGACATCTTTTTCATTTTCGTCTACCTTAATGAGCACTGCATATAATGTGAGGTCAATCGATATTTGATAAGTGAGGGAAAAGATGAATGAGGgattaaacttttcattttgattcACATTTGCATCACTGTATTCCTTCCCTTTAGAAGTATTAGCACCTTAAGCTTTTGtctaattcataaattttaaattttatttcttctttgtaaaaaAGTCTGTCATGAGTTGACTGTTGAGAAAGATATTTTGAGGGCAGCTCTACCTTCAAGAGACCCGGGGACCAGAATGTGAAGCTTGTCAGAGGCTACTGCCCCAGAAAAAAGATCTGCAGAATTTGTCCAGGATTTATACCCTGGTCTCATAAAGCTCAGTTCTGGAATTTTCTTCTGCAGAAATTTACCTGCAGGATAAGTCTGCCTCATGCCCATAAATCcataaacaataataaatgagctcacttttacttattttctttaaaaaatatttattaatcaccTATGCTGTGCCCTAAGATACACTATTGAGGACAGCAGTTATATTCCTTTTCCTCATGAAGCTTGCAGATaaccaaaaaaggaagaaaccaacTATGATTTatggtaaattttataaatacaagaaataaaatggtaTGATAGAGAATATCTGTTGAGTGTAGAGATAACTACTATAAACAATGGGTTCAGGCAAGGTTTGTCTGTCATGGGGATATCTAAGGCGAGACTTGAAGGATAAAAAGACGCCACCCAGGTGAAGAGGGGGGAGAAAGACCTTACCTACCTGGGTCACTAATTGAAGCCCTGTGTGACTGGAGCACAGACAGGGAAGAAAAGTGGCAGATGCTACAGTGAGAGCAGCAGGTGGGATTCTCACCTGAAGAATGCATAACTTCctccaaagagagagagagagaaaagaagctaTATTTATAGACAACAATATAAACTGTTCTTACTCTTGTCTTTGATAACTGTATATTCTTTCAGATTCAACTATTTTatatctcatttattcatttggcaAATGTTTATATAGCAATGACTAATGCCAATATATGTGCTGGGCACATAATGACTAGCCTAATCAGACACAAATCTTTCCCTTCTGGGCTTATACTCCTTTGGGGGTGTGGGATTagttaaataattaaacaaatgcATTGTTACAAActgattaaaagtataaaaataaataacagagagTTGTGACCGTATTTTAATAAATAGTTCTCAGAAAGTGGGTTATAACCTGAGCTCTAAAGTTAGAATGAGTTTAggttgagaaaaaatatattcggTGGGGTGGTTATGACACGTCAGAAGACCTTGAGGTGAGGGAAAGATAAagaatttataaaaaagaaaagcaaactaacGAACTTACTAAAAGAGCAGAAAGCAAGGTAGTATCAGGTAAGGGCGGAAGATTTGGGAGGTTCCAGGTCACATAGGGACTTTTAGCCCAtattaagaaatacttttttataATGTGCAATGAGGTTCAACGAAAGGACCttaatcaaggaaataaaatgattcaATAGAAGTTTAAAAGATGAAACTTCAGGAAATAAGGAATAAAGGAAATGGAGGGATTAGTTGGGTAACGATGGTGGCCTGGCCATGATGGTGGTgaataaaaaaagagggaagaggaaTTTCTAAGTTAAAACATGACCCCCTTCTTTCCAGATTCCTAGCCAAAACTTTCTCCTACTTTGTGCGTGAGGTATTTTATCTGTACCAATCTCATGACACTTATGGAGTCCCTGAGAACACTAGCCTCAAGCTTCATAATCCCAGAGTCACTACTTCAATTCATCACCAGCACCAGCATTGTCCAGAGGAGAACTTCCCCCTGAAAACAAACATCCCTGAGTCCGGGTCCCTGAGGAGACATGTCCCTTCCTTTGTTTTCGATTTTTTTCTACAGTGTCAGGGCATTAGTCTTAGTGATCTTGCACTTTACAACTTTGAAACAGGAAATGGCTTGAGGATTTAGAGAgtgaaaaaaaagtgataaatatttgaaatcaagGCATGTGGATTCTTCCATTATTGATCTTCAGTTTTCTTTGCTGAGCTGTCATAGAAAGTCTCTAAGAATCTTTCCAGATCTAATAATTGGGGCATAAAGAAGATTGAGAGAGAAGCCCCTGATAAATAATCTATTTATctactcttcttctttttttttaaccatagcaTAGTTGGCCATTGTTCTCCTTTATTGAGAAGGTCCTGACAACCAGGGCATCATATTGTCACCAAATGGGATATATATAGGTTCTAGTTCCATGGCTTTGTGGAGATGGGAAAGAGAGCTTTTGTGAGAGTGGAATATTGTCTTGACtatgcttagattttttttttttttttttaggtggggtcttactgtgttgcctaggctggagtggaatggcaccatcattgctcactgcagtcaagtgatcctcctgccccatccttctgagaagctgggactgcaggcatgcaccaccatgcctggctaattaaaaaaaaaaaaaaaattggagagacagggtatcgctctgttgcctaggctgatcttgaactcctgggctcaagcaatcctcccacctcagcctcccaaaatgttggaatgacaggcatgagccaccacgcctagacTATGCTTAGATTTTTCCTAATAAAGTTCAAAGGTGACCTACCTGTCTAAGTGGGATTCTAACTGGATAAATCTTTTCAACTCAATTTCAGGTGAAATGTCCATATGAGAAAGTAAACTTGAGTTGGTACAATGGAACAGTCAACCCCTGCCCTGGCTTATATCAACCCATCTGCGGCACCAATTTTATAACCTATGATAATCCCTGCATTCTGTGTGTTGAGAGCTTGTGAGTACTCTTTGGGGAAAAGAGGGGAACTGTAAATATGGTTGTCCATAGCAATTACCAACTACCCTTCCTATCAAGTACATCAaccttgaagccaggaatttacTCCAGTTCACACAGATAATAATCAGCACCCACTCAGAAAAGCACATAGTAATTGAAAGTCCACCGGACTAGAAAGTAGACTCATTGTACCGAATGACATTCCTCAGGTCCATTCTGGTATCTGAGCCCTTATATTCCCATATGCCAATTGATTGACTTCCACTCGAGaagctctcaaatatcccttcaggccctgaattatttttttattttaagaaaaattgtaGTTTTGCTTTCTCTTAAATATCTTCACCCCCTTATGTGTTTGAAACTCTGAACTACAATGATGATGTAATTGCAAAGTTTGGATCTTCTAGCTGAGACAGTGTTTAGATTTTTGGATGTATGTGACATAAATCAGTGATTAGATACTGAAATCTTATAACACAATGCTTTCAGCTTTGATTCCTATATGAGTGAGTGCATTTCACAGAGAGAAAAATTTTCCCCATGGCATCAGATTGGAGCTCTTAGcccaatcattttttaaattttgtgcaaGGAGCAATGACAGGAATGTGCAAAGCTCAGGTCATCCCCACTAATAAGTAATTCAGCCAAAGTGTGAGAGTATTAACAGAATAGTTGAGGATTGACATGCCTCACACATCACAAACTCGGACCTGATTACACAGCTTAATTTCAAAAAGACTGTAGCGTGTCTCATAATATCTCCAGTGGCATCTTAGAATCAAGGAATGATAACTAGGTAAGAAATccaataattttgtcttttgtcatTAGTCAATTCCCTTTATACTCTGGATCttagtttttccaaatataaaaccaGGTTTtagatagataattttaaaagtatttttttagttCTGACATTGTATTACTAAATGAAATGTTTATTCTGATACTTCCTTTAGGAAATCTCATGGAAGAATCAGGTTTTACCATGATGGAAAATGTTAGCTGAGTGGACTTGAATGTGGaagatatcttctttttttttttcctccatgtctCCAATCTCCCTCTTGCACTTTTTACATCTCCTTGCATTTGTTCTTCATGACAAAGAGCTATCACTACTGAACTTGTAGCAGATTGTTCAAAGTTCCTTCCATGGACCTCTCCCCTCACTGACTGATTGCCTTCCATAGTCTCCCTAATAAATACACTTTTATGAAAGTCTGATTTGACTTGGGTCTCAGATCTGTGTCTAAAAATCTCAGAagtagaagaaattcagaatttcaGTCATGGGTCAAAGGCAACTATTGGGATTAACCAGCTCTCTAATGCTAATAACACTGAATTAATCTATATCAAGCCTCCAGATTGTCTTCCGAAGAACATGACAGAAATTTCTTCCATATTCCTTTggcattagaaaaaaaagtaatggaacTATAGGACATTGTACTCTGCTTGTAGGATTCCTGTTGCCTAACTTCTGCAAACTCATCATTAAACATCCTCCCTTTTGGATTCAGCCTCGAGACAGAGGTATTTACACATGTGCAGCTTTGATCAGCAGGGCCCCACATTCTCACCAGATCTATTTTGCCTAGAAGAACACCTACATTGTTGGTATCCATTAATGTTCCATTGGTCATTAGCCTTTTTCTTAAATTCTCTGGACACATTTTAACCCCTAAAACATATAGGGACACCTTTTTCTCTCTTATacttcatatgtattttttacttttatatgtaCAGCAGACTAATAATATGCACTAATATGCTCTCTTCCTTTCAGAACTTTGCTTCCTACTGGCTTGGGAAAGAGCATCTATTCTGCCTCTTACTACCTTGCAAGGCTGTGGTCAGAGTGTGTACATGTTCTGTTACATCTTTGATCTTACCTCCCATGCTGATCACATGGTGAATACATGGCTCCAGTGAGAAGGAAACAATCACTTTTCATGTATCATCTTTAGAATTAATATCTCTGGGAAAAACTAGATATTCTCTAGCTTTATAGCATGCCAATTTCCATTGCTCCAAGTCCTGGGCTATGCAAGAACACCAAGAACTTCAGGGATCCTGGGAGGATTGTTTTTTAACATTATTGCTATATCTTTGTTGacaaatcttttcttctgcaataaTTAATTTGCCATTAATGTCATCAAGTGAATTCTTAAAAATCTTAAATAGGCACTATTAATAGCCTTGCATGAGATCTGAGCTCTGTTATCTCTAATCCTCTCTAATGACTCTTTCTTTGCTTTGGGTAGTTTCTTCACACACGAGCACCAATTGTTAATCTTCTGATCCCTTTATCCAGCTCTCCTGTGCAGTAGTCCTGCAGACACCAGCCAGTTTAGTCTCTATTTCCTTTCAGCTCTGTATCCTCAACTCGTAATTGCTTCATTGAGATTCCTCTTTCCTATTCCTAGAATCTCTTACAATGCAAAAACCAAGGCCAACTACAgactttaatttatttattttccatctgtcAGGAATCTGTCCTTCAGTGCCTCGTGTCCTAGTGTCATGTTTACATATTTGTCTgactatttttgttgtttcaggTAGGAGAATATATCTTATCTGGTTTTCCTTGCATCATATTGTTTGAAAGTAGAAGTTGACTTTATCTTTTATCATGCCATTATACTTACGTTTTATACTTCTTTTTCCTATGATACCTCCTAAAGTCTACACTAGAATACGTTGTCATTATTCTACTTTTTGTAAGAATTCCAATGGACAAGATTTGTGCTCTATAATACTACAAATATTTTTAGTGGATAAGAAAGCACTGACTTAAACTGTCAATGGgtaacagtaaaaagatcagtaaaaataattttttttctgtcatttgatAGTAGGCATTCCCAAAGATGTAAAGGAGATCAGCATGCATCTAAATGCAAGATGGCCTCCTTCCAGTGCAACCCCTAAGGATAATTTTCACAGGTCTCTTATGACTGCTAACATGAAAGGAACTTCCCCCTTCTGCGGTCCTAGCTCTGACAGTCACTGCCtgtgttctcattctttctctctctctctccctctgcctttggCAGGTGATTTCAAATTCCTCCCTCTGATTCCCTGTATATTTTATCCTTTGGTTATTGATTAGCCCCAGGTTTTAGTTATTGCCATCTTCCACCCACCCTGCTTCCCCTGCATGACAAACCCACTCACATCTGTATTACTCTGTTGCCTATATACGTATAACTCACCCACATCATGAGACTGTGCCCATATTCTTAGCATCACACACTGgacatctttatatatatatatatatatatatacacacacacacacacacacatatatatacacatatatatatattcaatttaaTGACTTTGGACATGTGCATACAACCTTGAAACCATCGTCACAATCAAGGCAGTAGACATATCTGTCACCTCTAAAAATTTTCCTGTGactctttgtttttgttaatgctgctgttgttgttgttgtaagaaAAATTAATGAGATCTACCCTCAATCAATTTTGAAGTACACAACACCGTATTGTTAACTATGGGCACTATGTTGTATAGTAGATCTTCAGAACTTATTCTTacataatcaaaattttaaaaccatgaacaacaactccccatttctccctcccccgAGTCCCTGgaaactattattttattctctgcttctatgaatttgactattttattttatttttttgttttactttaagttctgggatacacatgcagaatgtacaggtttgttacataggcatacatgtgtcatggtggtttgctgcacttatcaacccatcatctagattttaagacctgcatgcattaggtgtttgtcctaatgctctccctcctcttgcctcTCATCCCACAAccaccccagtgtgtgttgttcctctccctgtgtccatatgttctcattgttcaactcccacttatgagtgagaacatgcggtgcttgactttctgtttctgtgttagtttgctgaagatgatggcttccagcttcatccacttCCCTTCAAATGGCATGATCGAATTgacttttatggctgcatagtattccatggtgtatatgtaccacattttctttatccagtctatcactgatgggcatttgggttggttccatgactttgctattgtaaatagtgctgcagtaaacatacatgtgcatgtgtctttatagtggaatgatttatagtcctttgggtgtatacccagtaatgggattgctgggtcaaagggtatttctggttctagatccttgaggaatcaccataccatctttcacaatggttgaactaatttacattcccaccaacagtgtaagagtttctatttctccaccgcttcaccagcatctattgtttcctgacttttaataatcaccattctgactggcatgagatggtgttTCCTTGTGGTTTagaattgcatttctctaatgatcagtgcttatgagcattttttatgtttgttggcctcataaatatcttctttgcgAAGCAGACACTGGACATCTTAATTTCACTGGCTCTTGTGGAATCTTGAAAGTCAATCTATCTAATATGGATCCTATGCTTTTCTAAATTTGCTTTACACATGTTTTGATGTAATGAAAATTAATGCTATCACTCTCTCTAAGCCCTTTTTCACTCAAACTCAATTttaatatactataaatatatattccttaTATCAGCTTACATATTGATCAAACTCATGAACATTTATTTAATTCAAGTCATCttgttttaatgttattttactaTTCATCTTAACTGTTATCTCAggttccattctattcttctgaccataattttccatttaaatattaTCTGTTAAAAATCACTATCCTTGGTTAgttataatagaaataaacatCTTAGTATGACATACAAGACACTTTATTTCATCTGCGAAAGACACTCTCGAAGCCCAAGTTGAACTATAATGAACTCTTGTAGGACTTGTAGCAAACCCTATTTGCCCATAAGGTGGCAGTAAAGCATTGCTCTTTAGACCAACAACTTTGACAATACTTTTGGCCAACTTGTCATATAACAATATGATTTTGGGGAAATTGCTAGATCTCTATGAGCTGCAGATTTCTTACCATCTAACATGGTAATATCCTTCTCCACAGGAAGATGAAAGCTCCTAACATACTCAGCCTTGACGTTTATTCAGGTGTCACATTGGATGAGAGTATTGGGAAATGTTTCTAACTAATGGAATATTTGTAACTAACGAATGGACTAAATATTACTCTTCTAATCCTATggagttttttttctctctgattaGCTTATTTTTACCCTGAGAAAGTTAATTCATAGAGACAGACTTGTGTAAACTGTTTTCCATGTATTTTCCAAGCAAAAATTTGGAATAAGTTAGATATGGGCCTATGTAGGCTTCCAGAAAGtcattgttatttaaaataacaatgaaaacaagAAGACAAATCTAAGCCacagttaattttctttaatataaaatttattgatttatttttattattattttcaacaaaTCATAATTGTGTACGCTTACGGGGTGTAATGTGATGTTTTGTTATATGTATACAAAGTGGAATGATTAAATCCATCTAATTCACATATCCATCACTacacttattttttgtggtgtgACATTGCAAATTTACCttcttagctatttttaaatagacaacATGtttttattaactacagtcatcctTCTGTGCCGTAGATTTTATAAGCCTATTATTTTGTGGAACTGAAACTTCGTACAATTTGATAAACACCTCCtcattccttcctccccacccccacttctaGCTTCTGGTAACCAGCATACTACTCTCTACTTCTACTTCTATGAACTTGATCTCTTTTAACATTCTGCATTTAAGTGTGAGTatgtggtgaaagtgggcatctctGTCCTATTCCATATCTCAGAGGAGAAGCTTTCGgcttttcaccattaagtatgatgttagctgtgggcttggcATATATGCCATAACTGTGTTTAGGTACATTTCTTCTACGCATAACTGTATTTAGGTACAgattttttctgtgcctggcttatttcactttacacAATGTTCTCCAATTCTGTACATactgctgcaaatgacagagtttctttctttttaaaagatgaatagtattccatcgtatatCACACTTggaaatatatcacattttcttcatccattcatttgttgatggacatatagattgtttacatattttttctattgCAGACAATGCTGTAATGAATACAGCATGCAGATACCTCTTCCACGTGTTGACttaaattcctttgggtatatacccagagtgggattgctggatcatagagtagttccatttttagttttttgaggaacctccatcctgttttccataatgactgtactaatttacattcccaataaGAGTGTACAAATGTTCTGTTTTCTTCACCTCCTTGCCAGCACTTCTTATCTTTCAttattataatagccattctaacaggtgtgaagtcATATCTtattctggttttaatttgcatttccctaattattagCGATgtagagcatttaaaaataaacgtGTTTGCAatctgtatgccttcttttgagaaatctctgttcaggtcctttgccaatttttaattagattatttgttttcttgctatttagtTGCTTGAATTGCTTATGTATTTTGGAATACTAACCCTTTGTTAGATGCatggtttgtgaatattttttttcccactctgtgggttgtctctttattttttccttggctgtgcagaaactttcAGATTTGATGCAATCTCGTTTGTATtaatacttttgcttttgttgcctttgtttagagttcagattaaaaaaatcattgctcaTACCAATGTTATAAAGCTCTTCCCctgtttccttctagttttatggTTTCAAGACTTACatataaatctttaattcattttgagttcatttttatatatagtatgagATAAgaaaccaattttatttttcatcaggcaaatattccattttcccagcaccatttattgaagagactctccttttcctttctccattgtatgtttttaaattttatttcaaaaatcaattagataaaaatgtgtgggtttatttttgatctgtctattctgttccattggttgatgtatctgtttttatgccagttccATGCTGTCTTTatagcatggtgctggcataaaatagctttataatatatcttgaagtcaggtagtatgatgcctccagcttcattctttttgttcaGTATACTTTGGCTTTTCACGGTCTTTTGTGGCTCCATATGAGTGTAAGAgttgttttctctgtttctatATAAAAAGACTGGAATTTTTATATTGAATGTTTAGATCATTCTGGGTTGTAtaaacattttcacaatattaattcttccaatccatgaacacaggtatttctctatttattttttcttcaatttgtttcatcactgttttatagttttttgtatataaatctttcacctccttgattaaatttacacctaagtgttttcttttttggttgctATTGTGGatgggatttaaaaaattttttgggtAGTTCATTATTAGTTTATaaatactaatttttgtatgttgattttgtatgctgccactctactaaatttgtttatcttttctagtAGTTTTCTTTGTGGCATCTTTAGCGTTTTCTATATATGAGATCATACTGTCCACACACAGAGACaatttcagtttttcatttccaaaatttttcatttaatttcaacaaataaaatgatttttgttcTGTGataactttgttttcattttatgtgtgtatgtgtgtattatgtgtaaacatttgtgtgtgtgtgtggcaataATAGCTAAAATCTACTAATTTAGCATGAATCCCAATGTAGTAATGGGTAATTTTATTACCCGTAGTTCTCATGTTGTatattagatctctagacttattTATCCTACATAtgggctattttaaaaaatattttgacc
This genomic interval carries:
- the SPINK14 gene encoding serine protease inhibitor Kazal-type 14; amino-acid sequence: MAKSFPVFSLLSFILIHLVLSSVSGPRHWWPPRGIIKVKCPYEKVNLSWYNGTVNPCPGLYQPICGTNFITYDNPCILCVESLKSHGRIRFYHDGKC